A single genomic interval of Sphingobacteriales bacterium harbors:
- a CDS encoding MerR family transcriptional regulator — MDTKRYYSITEVAQLLDVSASAIRFWETEFGSYLNPRKDNAGKRLFTSKDVEHLQHIKYLLKEQGLTIEGARKIINKKQQTDDTNAALIEKLQRLQKYVIKLKDGL, encoded by the coding sequence GTGGATACCAAGCGCTATTATAGTATTACCGAAGTGGCACAACTACTCGATGTATCGGCATCGGCTATACGTTTTTGGGAAACCGAGTTTGGCAGCTACTTAAACCCCCGAAAAGACAATGCGGGCAAACGCTTATTTACATCCAAAGATGTGGAGCATCTTCAACATATTAAATACTTGTTGAAAGAGCAAGGTCTAACCATTGAGGGCGCACGAAAAATAATTAACAAAAAACAACAAACCGATGACACCAATGCTGCCCTAATTGAAAAACTACAGCGTTTACAAAAATATGTAATCAAGCTAAAAGATGGGCTTTAA
- a CDS encoding helix-turn-helix transcriptional regulator: MKSNIPYYKEINDFLKSIPSDYLTNNPDFFCLRLKANEGSISNYKPPFRKDFYFIALVSNAGKTKITYDNTNVTKLNSFLVFQSPGLLYSFFRDNTANGYLIYFKKGCLSFFKPDFEKEFPFFNILHTNFFKLNEARFQEFAPHFEEVFSAYESATDKQHKIATIKFLALLYQLKEFTNAFKQWEEGFTTPQQIVLQKFIQLVNNFYIEKRTIEEYASLLNITPNHLSQSVKTASGKNALTFLNDRLLTEAKSLIQFTKFDIAEIAYQLNFSDPANFGKFFKKHTGQTPLEYRKSSDNK, encoded by the coding sequence TTGAAATCAAACATACCATATTACAAAGAAATCAATGACTTTTTAAAGTCAATTCCTTCAGATTATCTAACTAATAATCCGGATTTTTTTTGCCTGCGGTTGAAAGCAAATGAGGGCTCAATCAGCAATTATAAACCACCTTTCCGCAAAGATTTTTATTTTATCGCGTTAGTGTCAAATGCGGGCAAAACCAAAATAACTTACGACAATACCAATGTTACAAAGTTGAATTCATTCCTTGTTTTTCAATCGCCCGGACTGCTTTACAGCTTTTTTAGAGACAATACAGCCAACGGCTATTTGATTTATTTCAAAAAAGGATGTTTGTCGTTTTTTAAGCCCGACTTTGAAAAAGAGTTTCCGTTCTTTAATATATTACACACTAACTTTTTTAAACTCAACGAAGCCAGATTTCAGGAGTTTGCCCCTCATTTTGAAGAAGTATTTTCTGCCTACGAAAGTGCAACCGACAAACAACATAAAATTGCAACTATTAAATTTCTTGCGTTGCTGTATCAGTTAAAAGAATTTACCAACGCCTTTAAACAGTGGGAAGAGGGGTTTACAACACCACAACAAATAGTACTGCAAAAATTTATTCAGTTGGTAAACAATTTTTACATCGAAAAGAGAACCATTGAAGAGTATGCCTCCCTGCTAAATATAACGCCCAATCATCTTTCGCAATCTGTTAAAACGGCATCAGGCAAAAACGCCTTAACCTTCCTTAATGACAGATTATTGACCGAGGCTAAATCTTTAATTCAGTTCACTAAATTTGATATAGCCGAAATTGCCTACCAACTTAATTTTTCTGACCCCGCCAATTTTGGCAAATTTTTTAAAAAACATACGGGTCAAACACCGTTGGAATACAGAAAGTCATCCGATAATAAATAA
- a CDS encoding NAD(P)-binding domain-containing protein, whose product MQIAVLGTGNVGDTIGSKLIELGHAVMMGSRTADNDKAKAFVAKHKDMASAGTFAEAASFGDIIFNCTAGVGSIAALKMAGEQNLNGKIIVDLANPLDFSKGMPPTLAICNQNSLGEEIQNTFPQAKVVKALNTMWCGLMVNPEMINGGDHSTFVSGNDPNAKETVKQILKSFGWAEKNILDLGDITKSRGTEMYLPVWLSIYMATNNGAFNIKIVS is encoded by the coding sequence ATGCAAATCGCAGTATTAGGAACCGGCAATGTTGGAGACACCATCGGTTCAAAATTAATTGAATTAGGGCACGCTGTAATGATGGGCTCTAGAACAGCAGATAACGACAAAGCAAAAGCATTTGTTGCAAAACATAAAGACATGGCCAGTGCCGGAACTTTTGCCGAGGCCGCAAGTTTTGGCGATATTATTTTCAATTGCACCGCAGGCGTAGGCTCAATAGCCGCTTTAAAAATGGCAGGCGAGCAAAACCTCAACGGCAAAATAATTGTGGACTTAGCCAACCCACTCGACTTTTCGAAAGGAATGCCGCCAACATTGGCAATTTGCAACCAAAATTCATTGGGCGAAGAAATTCAAAATACATTTCCCCAAGCTAAAGTTGTAAAAGCGCTAAACACAATGTGGTGCGGACTAATGGTAAATCCCGAAATGATAAACGGCGGCGACCATAGTACTTTTGTTAGTGGTAACGACCCAAATGCAAAAGAAACGGTAAAACAAATATTAAAATCGTTTGGATGGGCCGAAAAAAATATTCTTGACCTCGGCGACATAACCAAATCCCGAGGAACCGAAATGTATTTACCAGTATGGTTAAGTATTTACATGGCCACCAATAACGGAGCTTTTAACATTAAAATAGTAAGTTAA